The DNA sequence GGCCTCGACCCGCGAGTGCACGCCCAGCTTGCGCAGGATCGCCTTCACGTGCAGCTTCACGGTGCCATCCGAGATACCGAGGTTGCGTGCGATCACCTTGTTGCTCTGACCTTCGGCCAACAGGCTCAGGATCTCGCCCTCGCGCGGGGTCAGCGCGTCGAACGGACCGGGTTCGTCGTCCTCCGCGGGCTCGGGCTGTCCCTGTACCGCGCGCACCAGCAGCTGTGCGAGCCGGGGCGCGACCACGGTCTCGCCCTGGATGATCTGCTCCAGCGCCTCCACCAGCTCGCCGGGTTCCATCTCCTTCAGCAGGTAGCCCTGCGCGCCGTTGCGCAGGCATTCGATCAGGTCGCTCTCGTCGGTGCTGGTCGTCAGCATCACGATGGGCATCTGCAGCCCGCTCTGACGCAGGCGGCGCAGTACCTCGAGGCCGCTCATCGTCGGCATCCGCATGTCCAGCAGGATCACGTCGGGCAGCAGCTCGCGCGCGAGGCGGATGCCGGTTTCGCCGTCGCCGACCGCGCCCACGGTCTCGATCCCGTGCCGGCTGAGCAGCTCCTGCAGCCCCTCGCGGAACAGGGTGTGGTCGTCGATCAGGAGCACACGCTGGGTCATCGGGCGGCCTGCAGTCTGGGCTGGAATTCGACCGATTGTGCCTTCGGGTACTGGAAGTTCAGCATCACCCGCGTGCCCTCGCCGGGTTCGGTTTCGATGCGGAAATCCCCGTCCAGGCGCGCCGAACGCTCCTGCATCACGCTCAGGCCGATATGCTCGCCCGGCCCGCCGCTGGCCGGCTCCTCGATCCCGCGCCCGTCGTCTTCGACCATCACGAAGTAGTCCCCCCGGGGATCGCCGCGCAGGATGATGCGCACATGCTGGGCGTCGGCGTGCTTGCGCACGTTGCACAGGGCTTCCTGCACGATTCGTAGTACCTCGGTTTCCAGTTCGATCGGGAGCTTCCGGGAGTTCCATTCCTGCTGCAGATAAATGCGGATACCGGTGTCGGAGCGGAACTCGTTGACCGCCTTTTCGACCGCGGACACCAGGCCCTCGCGGTCCACCGGCGCCCGGAACTGGCTGATCAGTTCGCGCAGCTCGGTATTGGCGCGGGCCAGGTTTTCCTTGACCAGGTCCATCTCGCGGCGCAGGCCGGTGTGCTCCGCCCCGAGGGACGCATCGAGCGCGCTGACCCGAAAGCCCAGGCTGGCCAGCGTCTGCGCCAGCGAGTCGTGCAGTTCGTGGGCGAGATGGGTGCGTTCCTCCATGATGGTGAGCCGCTGCGCCTCTTCGTCGAGTCGGGCTTTCTCGATCGCCATACCGAGGTGCCGGCCGATGCTGGTCAGCAGGTTGTCCATGTCCTCGTTCAGGTTCTGCGGCCACTCATCCAGAAACAGGCTGTAGACGCCCAGGGTCCGCCCCTGGTGCTGCAGCGGAACGGCGAGCATCGCCGGCTCGTCATCGCTTTGATCGTCGCAGACGCGGCCGCATTCGTGCACGTCGGCCTTCCAGAGCATCTCGCTGCCGGCGATGACCTTGCCGCAGACGCATTGCCCGATCGGGAGGGTGTCGCGGCAATGACCGCTCTGGGTGTCGAAGCCCAGATTGGCCACCAGGCGCATCTGCCCGTCCGCGGTCAACAGGCGGGCGGTCGCGGCCCGGGCACCCAGGGTGCGCTTCAGGCTGGAGAGGAACCGCGTCAGCAGATCGTCGAGGTCGCGAGACATGTTGATGCTCGCGGCTACGTCGTAGAGCACCTCGAGCGTATGCGACTTGTCCTGCATGCTCCGGGTCTGGACCCGGACCTCGTCCTGCATCTCGTGGGTCAGACGCTGCAACTGTTCGGTCAGGGCGTTCACGTCGCGCGCCAGCTCCCCGAATTCACCGGTGCGGGGAACGGGGATGCGCGCGGCCAGGTTGCCGCCGCGCACGCGCTGTGCCCAGTGACGCAGGTGGAACAGCGGGGCGACCAGGTGATGGTAGATCACCACCGGCACCGTGAGCATGGCCAGGAAGCCCACCCACAGTACGAAGGACTGCACCACGAGATGCGGAATCGCCGTCCAGGTCGTGAACAGGATCCAGGCGTTCATCGCCAGCGCGATCAACAGCGCGCCGGCGATGAACGCGAGCGGCAGGAACATCCGGTTCTGCATCATGCCGCGGGCCTTGTGATGCCAGCCCTTCGCCGGTCGGATCAGCCAGTTGGCCACGCCCGACGGGCCGTGCTCGCGCTGCATAGTGGAATGGAATTTCATCTGGGGTCGTCTCCTCCGGCCCGTGACGGTGCCGGCTGCCGGTCCGACGGTCATTGCTTCGTTGACCGGCGCGGCACTGGGGCCGGTCCGCGTTCCTTCAGGCGCGAGGTACACCGCGGGTCGCCGCGTCGTTTCGGGCCCCATCCCGGAAAGGGCTGTCGAGCCCGTGGTTGGCCGGTCAAGGCCAATCCGCACCATCGGATCCCTTTTTACACCATTTTCGGGGCAGGAGGCGGGATCCCGCGCCGTTCGAAGGCACTCCCGGGGTCAGGAGGTTGCCAATCGATTCGAACCGGTTCGCTAGAGCCCGAGGGTCTCGGCAACGAAGTCAGCATCCTTGTCGCCCCGGCCGGAAAGGTTGATCAGATAGCGCACCCGGCGGTCCGCGTTCCGTGCCTGCTGCAGTACCCAGGCGAGCGCATGCGCCGATTCCAGTGCCGGGATGATGCCCTCGAAGCGGGATAGATCCATGAAGGCGTCCAGGCAGGCGCGGTCGTCCACGGCATGGTATTCGGCGCGGCCGGTATCCTTCAGGTACGCATGCTCAGGTCCAACCGACGGATAATCGAGCCCGGATGCGATCGAGTGCACGGGCTGGGGCTGTCCGTTCTCGTCCTGCAGCATGTAGGAATGGAAGCCGTGCATCGTGCCCGGCTTGCCGAGGCTGAGCGTGGCTGCATGGTCGCCGACCGCCAGGCTACGGCCCGACGGCTCCACACCGACCAGGCGCACCGAGGGTTCGTCGATGAAGCCGGAGAAGATGCCCATCGCGTTCGAGCCTCCGCCGACGCAGGCCACCACGTAGTCCGGGAGCGCGCCGGTCATCGCCGCGAACTGCTGGCGCGCCTCGCGGCCCACGATGGCCTGGAAATCGCGGACCATCATCGGGAACGGGTGAGGACCGACCACCGAACCGATCGCATAGAAATAGTTCTGCGGATCCTTCAGGTAGGCGTCGAACGCGCTGTCGACCGCATCCTTCAGGGTCCGGGTGCCGCTGTCGACCTGCACGATCCGGGCGCCGAGGATCTTCATCTTGGTGACGTTCGGGTGTTCCTTGGCGATGTCGACCGCGCCCATGTGGATTTCGCAGGGAATGCCCGCCAGCGCGCAGGCCGTGGCCATCGCCACGCCGTGCTGGCCAGCACCGGTTTCGGCAATCACCCGGGTCTTGCCCATGTGCTTGGCCAGCAGCGCCTCGCCGAGCGCATGGTTGATCTTGTGCGCACCGGTGTGGTTCAGGTCTTCGCGTTTCAGGTAGATCTCGGCCTGGCCACCGGCGTGAGCGCTCAGGCGGCGGGCGTGGTAGATCGGGCTCGGCCGGCCGACGTAGTGGGTGTGCAACTCGGCCAGTTCCTGCTGGTAGGCCTCGGTCTCGCGGATCGCCATGTAGGCGTCCGCGATGGAGTCCATGATCGCCTTCAGCTGCGGCGGGACGGCCTGACCGCCGTAGGGTCCGAAAAAGCCGCCCGTATCGGGCAATGCTTGTATCGCTCCGATGGGCGAAACGCGGTCGGGTGTCGAGTTCATTGGTTCAACCTGTACGGGCCTGGATCGGGGGTGTGGCCTGGGATCCGTCAAGCGCCTCGAGGCCGGACTTTTCCGGCCCAAGGCGTTGGGATCGCGGGTTCCGCGGGGATTGTAGCCCAGTCGGTCGTCAGATCATCAGATTGCGCAGTTCCAGCGCCTCGGTGCCGAAGATCCAGCTTTCGTCGAAGCGATCGGCGGCGATTCGCGCGCCTGGCGGGTCGTCGTGCATGGACTTCAGCCCGACGTGGCCCTGGTGCTGGACCAGGTACAGCCACGCATGCTGGTCGACGATCAGCAGCAGGCTGGCCGGTGTGTCTTCCTCGGGTTGAAAGCAGCGCACCTCGACGGCCGTAGTCAGGCGCATCACGGCGCGCGCCAGTTGCGGCTGGCCTTCCTTCAAGGCGAGGGCGTCGTCGATCAGCAGCCGGAGGTCTGCATACCGGCTGCGCCGGGCAACCCGGGACAGGGCCTCGGCGATGTCGATCGGAGGCAGGGCGCACAAGAGTTGCGAGCGGGTCTGCAGCCAGATCCTCCTGCGCGCGGAGTCCAGCAGTTCACGCATTTCGCCGGCGGCCCGTTCGAGGCCGTTGTCCCGGTCCTGGCTGGCTTCCCCGGTCAATGGAACGCCGGCTCCCCGGGCTCTAGCTCGCCATGGCCATGCTGCGGTGCAACCGTCTGAGCATGCGTTGGTGCGGGATGCCGGCGTCTTCGAACACATCGCTGATCACGATGAATCCATGGGGCGCATAGAAGCTGCGCCGCGTATGCTGGGCGTTCAGCCAGACTTCGTGCCAGCCGTGCGCCTCCGCGGCCGCGATGGCGTGATGGAGCAGCCGCGATCCGATCTTCCGGCCTCGGTAGGCGGGCAGCACGGCCATGCGCCCGATCTGGCCGCTGGGCAGCAGGCGCAGCGTGCCCACGGGCTTGTCGTCCTCAGCGAGGGCCAACCAGTGCAGTGCGGTCGCGTCCAGCCCGTCGAACTCGAGTGTGCGCGGAACGTTCTGCTCCTTGATGAACACCTCGCAACGGACGGCCTCCAGGGCCTCTCTGTCAGCGGGCCAACTGGCCTCGCGGATCCGGATTCGGCTCATTACCTGTCTTTCCTTGGCGGGGCGGCAGTCGTGCGCGTCGCTGCCGCGTGTTACTTGGGACCGTGGGACGATCGGAGCACTCCTTTTCAGCGGTTCTTGCCACGAGTGTAGTGCCTGCCGCCGGACGCTGCAGGCATTCGTGTCCGACCTGGCGAGGAGCGCCAGTCTACGGACTGGGTGCTACGGCGCGGTGACGACCGAACTCCGCACTGAGCGGCGCATTGTCGGTGAACGGCCCGGCGGTGCCTAGTCGCGCCCGAATCCAGCACCGGCAGGCGGTGCGCATGGTCGCGCCGGTTGCCCGCCCGTCGCGCGCCGACCGGAGGCGTTTTGACTATGGCCGCTGCAGGATGGTCTGCATCAGGTCCACACGGCCGGTCCGGA is a window from the Thioalkalivibrio paradoxus ARh 1 genome containing:
- a CDS encoding DUF7931 domain-containing protein, with translation MTGEASQDRDNGLERAAGEMRELLDSARRRIWLQTRSQLLCALPPIDIAEALSRVARRSRYADLRLLIDDALALKEGQPQLARAVMRLTTAVEVRCFQPEEDTPASLLLIVDQHAWLYLVQHQGHVGLKSMHDDPPGARIAADRFDESWIFGTEALELRNLMI
- a CDS encoding ATP-binding protein encodes the protein MKFHSTMQREHGPSGVANWLIRPAKGWHHKARGMMQNRMFLPLAFIAGALLIALAMNAWILFTTWTAIPHLVVQSFVLWVGFLAMLTVPVVIYHHLVAPLFHLRHWAQRVRGGNLAARIPVPRTGEFGELARDVNALTEQLQRLTHEMQDEVRVQTRSMQDKSHTLEVLYDVAASINMSRDLDDLLTRFLSSLKRTLGARAATARLLTADGQMRLVANLGFDTQSGHCRDTLPIGQCVCGKVIAGSEMLWKADVHECGRVCDDQSDDEPAMLAVPLQHQGRTLGVYSLFLDEWPQNLNEDMDNLLTSIGRHLGMAIEKARLDEEAQRLTIMEERTHLAHELHDSLAQTLASLGFRVSALDASLGAEHTGLRREMDLVKENLARANTELRELISQFRAPVDREGLVSAVEKAVNEFRSDTGIRIYLQQEWNSRKLPIELETEVLRIVQEALCNVRKHADAQHVRIILRGDPRGDYFVMVEDDGRGIEEPASGGPGEHIGLSVMQERSARLDGDFRIETEPGEGTRVMLNFQYPKAQSVEFQPRLQAAR
- a CDS encoding response regulator; translated protein: MTQRVLLIDDHTLFREGLQELLSRHGIETVGAVGDGETGIRLARELLPDVILLDMRMPTMSGLEVLRRLRQSGLQMPIVMLTTSTDESDLIECLRNGAQGYLLKEMEPGELVEALEQIIQGETVVAPRLAQLLVRAVQGQPEPAEDDEPGPFDALTPREGEILSLLAEGQSNKVIARNLGISDGTVKLHVKAILRKLGVHSRVEAAVLAVQHGIGGGTAGTGTGSGSS
- a CDS encoding GNAT family N-acetyltransferase → MSRIRIREASWPADREALEAVRCEVFIKEQNVPRTLEFDGLDATALHWLALAEDDKPVGTLRLLPSGQIGRMAVLPAYRGRKIGSRLLHHAIAAAEAHGWHEVWLNAQHTRRSFYAPHGFIVISDVFEDAGIPHQRMLRRLHRSMAMAS
- the trpB gene encoding tryptophan synthase subunit beta; amino-acid sequence: MGAIQALPDTGGFFGPYGGQAVPPQLKAIMDSIADAYMAIRETEAYQQELAELHTHYVGRPSPIYHARRLSAHAGGQAEIYLKREDLNHTGAHKINHALGEALLAKHMGKTRVIAETGAGQHGVAMATACALAGIPCEIHMGAVDIAKEHPNVTKMKILGARIVQVDSGTRTLKDAVDSAFDAYLKDPQNYFYAIGSVVGPHPFPMMVRDFQAIVGREARQQFAAMTGALPDYVVACVGGGSNAMGIFSGFIDEPSVRLVGVEPSGRSLAVGDHAATLSLGKPGTMHGFHSYMLQDENGQPQPVHSIASGLDYPSVGPEHAYLKDTGRAEYHAVDDRACLDAFMDLSRFEGIIPALESAHALAWVLQQARNADRRVRYLINLSGRGDKDADFVAETLGL